A window of Halomicrobium zhouii genomic DNA:
CCATCGTCGAGGGGTACGGGTTGACCGAGACGGCCCCCGTCGTCACGATAAACCCGCCGGAGGACATCCGACCGGGAACACTCGGCGTCCCCGTCTACGGGGTCGACGTGCGCCTGGACGAGTCCGTCGTCGACGCCACCGAGTTCGACGACGTCGAGGGCGCCGTCGGCGAACTCCAGGTCCGCGGCCCGAACGTCACAGCGGGGTACTGGAACCGCCTGGGAGAGACGGAACGCGCGTTCACGGAAGACGGTTGGTTCCGGACGGGGGACATCGTCGAACAGACCGACGACGGCTTCCTGACCTACCACGACCGCATCAAGGAGATCATCGTCCTCTCGACGGGGAAGAACGTCGCGCCACAGCCGATCGAGGACGCGTTCTCGACGAACGACCGGGTCGACCAGGTCATGGTCGTCGGCGACGAGCGGAAGTTCATCGGTGCCATCCTCGTCCCGAACTTCGAGGCGCTCCGCCACTGGGCCGACAGCGAGGGGATCGACCTCCCGGCGGACGACGAGGCGCTCTGTGAGGACGACCGCGTGAGAGACTGGATAGGGGAGGCCGTCGACGAGGTCAACGAGGACCTCGAACGCGTCGAGCGCATCAAGGAGTTCGTGCTCGTCTCGCAGGAGTGGACCGCCGAGAACGACCTGCTGACCCCGTCGATGAAGAAGAAACGCCGCAACATCCGGAACGCCTTCGAATCGAAGCTGGCCGAGATTTACGGGGCCGAAGACGCGGCAGACGGAGACAGTGAGGAGGAAGCGGTCGCCAATTGAGAGCCAGGTACAGCGAGCCAGCAACTGATAGCCGGGAGCACCGAATTCTCACGCGCGGACGTCGACCGTCCGCGACCGCGGCCCGTCGCACTCGACGAGGAGGACGGACTGCCAGGTTCCCAGGTCGAGGTCGCCGTCCGAAACCGGAACCGCCGCGTCCGGACCGATCAGCGCGGCCCGGAGGTGTGAATCGGCGTTCCCATCTAGCTGATCGTGCGCCCAGCCTTCGTCTGCGACGAGTTCGGCGAGTCCGTCTTCGAAGTCACCGAGCAGGCGCGGTTCCGCCTCGTTGACTGTGACGGCAGCAGTCGTGTGCCGGACGAACACCGTCGCCGTCCCGTGGGCGTCCGGTGGGAGCGCCTGTCGTACCTGGTCCGTGACGTCGACGACCGAGAGCCGCTGGTCAGTGTCGACCGTGAACGTTGTCATCGACGGAACTGTTCGGCGCCAGCGCAGTATAACGTCACGGTGACGGACGGTGGCGTCCGACGGTATCGCTCACGCCGGTGTGGAGCGCGAAAACCGCGAAGGGATCGCAGGCTCGTGGGCAAGCAGTTACAGAGAGAGCTCAGAACGCGCCGAGGCCGACGCTGAACGCCCAGCGTTCCACGGCGAGGACGGCCAGCGCGAGCGCACCGCCCGCCAGCGCGACGTTCTTGAGGAAGTGCGTCATCTCGTCCTGTTGCTGGTCCTCGGGGACGGCCCAGAAGTCGTGGAAGAGCACGCCCGCGACGACGAGGAATCCGGCGACGACGACGCCACCCACAGTCGGGAAGATACCGAGGACGATGGCGAGCCCCCCCAGGATCAGTGCCAGTCCCGACCCGAGAACCGCCAGCTTCGGCGCTGGAAGCCCCTTGTGCTGGGCGTAGCCCGTCATCTGTTCGGTCTGCATGAAGTGATTGAGCCCGGTGAAGGCGATGACGCCGCCGAAGAGCACGCGCGCGACGAGGAGGACGAGTCCCTCGGTTCCCGTAAACGCCATCAGGCGCTCACCTCGGAGGCGGGAACGGCAAGTGCAGTCGTTCGGCCAGGTACTACTGGTGTGGTTCGCACAGCAGGTATCATTGCGTTACCTGGTTCACTCCGGAACTAATATATACGTTAGGCGATAGAAGTGATACTAGATTACGTCCATGTCATCCACGTTCGAGCAATCGGAGGAGACGGTCGAGGAGAAGAACGCCGGCGCCTGCCCGGTGATCGAGGCGGTCAACCAGATCGGCTCCCAGTGGCGTCTCATCGTCCTCCACGACCTGGCCGAGGGGGAAAAGCGGTTCAACGAACTCAAGCGCTCGACGGACGCGAGTTCCCGGACCCTCTCGCGCGTGCTGGACGACCTGGAGGACGCCGAACTCGTCAACCGCCGGGTCGAGGACCAGCCCATCGCCACCTACTACACGCTGACCGAGAAGGGCGAGGCGCTCTGTCCCGTCTTCAGCGACATCGAGGACTGGGCCGACGACTGGCTCTGAGGTCGCTCGCCGACCGCGGACGGTATCGGAGGTCGTGAGAGCCAGAGGATTATCCCCGTCGCATTCCTACGGTGACACATGCCCACGGAGATCGCCGGAATTCACCACGTCACCGCCGTCGGCAGCGACCCGGGCCGAAACCTGGCGTTCTACACCGAGACGCTGGGACTCAGGCTAGTCAAGCGAAGCATCAACCAGGACGACGTCTCCGTCTACCACCTGTTCTACGCCGACCACGACGGGACGCCCGGAACGAGCATGACGTTCTTCCCCTACCCGGGCGCGCGTAGCGGTCGCGTCGGGACCGGACAGGTCAGCACGACGGCGTTCACGATTCCGGCCGACTCCGTCGAGTTCTGGACGGAACGGCTGGCCGCGGAGGGGGTCGACGTCGACGAGCCCAGCGAGCGGTTCGGCGACATCGTGGTTCCGTTCCGCGACCCAGACGGACTCCCACTGGAACTCGTCGCGACGGCCGACGCGCCGCCGGCGAACCTGCCCGACGGGCCCGCCCCCGAGGAACACGCCATCCGAGGGTTCTACGGTGTGACCCTCTCGCTGCAGAGCGCCGAACCGACCGTCGACCTCCTGGAGACGATGGGGTACGAGGAGACGCAGGCTGGAGGCGACGGCGAGGCCGAGCACGACCGCTGGCGCTTCGAGGCCAGCGGCGACCTGGGGGCAGTCCTCGACGTGGTGGAACAGCCCCAGGCGCCACGCGGCCAGCCCGGCGCCGGGACGATTCACCACGTCGCGTTCCGGGTCGAAAACGACGAGCAGGAAGAGTGGCGCGAGGTGTTACAGGACGAGGGGCTCCGGCCGACGCAGATAATCGACCGCAAGTGGTTCAGGTCGGTGTACGTCCGCGAACACGGCGGCATCCTCTTCGAGTTCGCCACGAAGTCGCCAGGCTACACCGTCGACGAGGACGTGAACGAGCTGGGAGAGAAGCTGGTCCTGCCGGAGTGGCTCGAAGACAGGCGCGGGGAGATCGAGGCCGGACTGCCCGACCTGTCCTGAGCGGTGTCGTCGGAGGGGGCGAGCGTCAGCGGGGGTGGAGGCTACGAAGCGGTGCGGTGGCCGTTCGCTGCGATACGCAACGAGTACGCGATGGTCACGAGACCGGCGAACTGGAGGAGGCGGACGGCGAGCCGGAACACGTTCTGGTACCGAACGGGAACGACCCGGAAGGTTATCAGCCCCTGTCCGGCGAGCGCCAGGACGTACGTCACGCCGAAGAGGAGGATCATCCCGATGGAGAGGTACCGCATCGAGCGGTCGTCGTTCCGCCGGAGCCCGCGATAGGCGTGGACACCGATGTACAGGCCGACGACGGCCGAACCCGTCGCGGCGACCCCGGCCGCGAGCCCGACCGTGTCGAAGAACCCGATCATCTCAGAAGTTCCCCCACATCCGCGATAGCTCGTCGGCGACGTCCCCGTCGGCGCGTTCGAGGGTCCACTCGAGGTCCCCGTCACGGATCGTCAGTTCGAACCGGGCGAGCGCGGAGGCGTACACCGTCTCGTGGTGGCCGTCGCTCCGGGGCCTGGTCCGCTCTTCGAGCAGGTCGAGGTCGCGGAGTTCGTCGACCCGCCGGTAGATGGACGACACCGAGAGGTCACAGCGGTCGCCCAGTTCCTTCGCCGATAGCGGTTCCGCGCTCGTCGCGACGAGGATCGACCGGACGTGCTCGTCGTCGAGTAGCGCGACGACGTCGGCCAGGTCGTGGTCCCCGTTCACAACTTCGTCTGTCATAAGTGGAAGAAATAGCTTGCTCTCGACCGGCAGGGCCGACGTGCGGTCCGGCCCGGGGCAGCGGGAACCGGCGGCCGCGCTCATTCGTCTCCCTCCAGCCGATAGTAGAACAGCGTCCTCGATCCGATGCCCTCGGGACCGTACACTAGCTGGATCCCGTCGGCGTCGGGGCCGTCACTCAGGTCGATAGTCGCCCGGTCGCCCGGACCGACGGCGTCCCGCTCCGACCAGAGCGGTTCCTTCGCTATCTCGCCGTAGTCGTCCGGGAAGTCGACGTCGTACCACAGCCAGTCCGCGTCGACCTCCTCGCCGGCCTCGTGTCGGATCGTGACGGTCCGCGCGTCGGCGTCGAACGACGCCCCCCAGGTGACCTGCGGCGGATCGCGAATCGGGTCGCGGTCCCGGTCCGGCGCCAGCGGGACGCGCGCCTCGACCCGCGCGAGGCGCCCTTCCACCCCGACGTCGGCCGTCTCGGCCTCGGACGTGAGTTCGTGCGGCTCGTCCTCGAGGATCCGCCGGATCCGTCCGGCTGGGACGGCCTGCCCCTCGGGATACCGCTCCAGGAGGATCTGGTAGCTGGCGTCGCTGATCCTGAAGGCGTCCGCGCCCATCGTCGCGTACTCCGTGGCGAGGCCCGGGTGGCCGCTGCCGACGTACAGCAGCCGACTCGCTCCGACGGCCTCGGTGACCGCAGCGAAGTCGTCGTCGGCCTCGTGGTACCGTTCGACGTCGCCGCGCCCCGCGTCGATGGTCGCCTCCAGGTTCGTCGCGTCGAAGCCGACGCTGCTCGTCCAGACGACGACGCCGTCGCGCACCGCAACGCGCCGGGGGACGTCGGAGCGGGCGTACAGGTCGTAGTCGCGGTAGGACCCGTCCGGTTCGTAGGCGGTGTCGGCGAGCGTCGCCGCGACCTCGTCGGCGGCGAACTCGGCCTCGATCACCGTCGCGAGGTTCGTGGTGACGAGTCGGTCGTAGTTCTCGTATCCGATCCCGAAGTAGTCAAGTTCGGCCCGGTGGTAGCCCCTGCGGGCTACGAACTCCTCCGGGACGGGGCCGTCGAACGGTCCCGGTTCGGCGTACGTGATCAGCCAGTCGTCGTCGGTTTCGACGACCGACTGGGACGGGAGCCATCGCCGGTAGTCGGGCGGGCCGGCGTCGGGGACGTCGACGCGCCCGTACGATGGTTTGCTACCGAGCGGCGGGAGTCCGGTACACCCCGCCGCGCTCGCCGTCAGTCCGGTCGTCGCGGCCAACGCGCCGGCCCTGAGGAGGGAGCGACGCGTCGGTCGGGAGGGCTCGTCAGTGGGATTCATCGTCGCATTCGAGAGGCTGACCGCCATCCCCTTGATAACAGCACGTCGACCGCGGGGTCGCGCACACCGGCGAAGGGTTTAAATAATCGGCAGCCACCCGGCGGGTACTCCGTACGCAGTCTGGAAGTGACTGCGGCGGTAAGGACTTCGGCGGTAAAGACTGCGGCGGTAAGTTCGGACCGTCAGCCGGCGAAGCGGGGCGTCACGGGCGCGCCACGTCCGGGAGAAGGGGCGATCGGGTCGGCTACCGGACGTTCAGGCCAGCCACTCCTCGGGCTTGGTGTCGTAGTCGATGTCGTCGGCCGCGAGGTGTTCGACCTCGGCCCAGTCGACCTCCTGGACGGTGACTTCCTCGCCGTCGTAGCGCAGGCGCTTGCCCACCTCCTCGGGTTCGGGTTCGCGGTCCCGTCGCCGGGCCACCTCCACGTCGTGTTCGTCGAACACCTTGTCGATGGTCAGGAGGTTCACGGGCCGGCCCCACAGTTCGAAGACGCGTTCGAGCGTGTCCTTTGCCTGCTCCATGTCGAGGACGACGCCGTTGAACTGGTGGGTGAGCAGCAGTTCGTTGCGATTCTGATAGTTCCCATCCTCCACAGTGATGGTGGGCTTGCCGAAGTTGGTGAACTGCAACATCAGCTTCTTCTTGACGTCGCGGTAGTCCGTCGAGGTCACCCGGTAGTCGCCGGTGGACTGGGTGTACTCGTAGGTGAAGTAGTCGTTGTCGTCGACGAACTCCTGGCTGAGGAACTCGTCGAGGAAGGTGACGTCGTTGTGGCTCTCACGGATCTCGCGCATGCGGTCCCAGCCGCGGGCGTAGTCCACGTCCGCGAGGGCTTCCGCGACGCTCTCGTACCGGGAGTCGTCGAACATGTACCGCGAGATGCGCTCCAGGTCCTCCTGCCCGATGCGCGAGACGAACCCGCGGTACTGGGGCTTGACCAGCGAGTAGTGGCGCTCGGCCAGCCCCTCGTAGGTGAGGACCTTCCAGGGGTACCGTTCGACGTCGAAATCACCGCTCTTCGCGGCTTCCAGCATCTCCGTGTCGACCCGCGGGTCGTCCGCGGGAATCTCGTCGAGCGACCCGGGAATGTCCTGAAGCCAGGGTTCGGGCGCGAGGTTGTCCTGGACCTCGCGGAAGTCGACGACGTCCTGGAAGTTCCGCCAGGTGATCCCCTCGACCCGGAGGAGTCGCTCGGCGACCTCCCGGCGGTTGACCGTGTTTTCCACGTAACTCCACAGTTCGAGGCCTAATTTGTAGGGATTGAGTCCCCCAGAGCCGAGCACTTTCGCCATGTGGTCGGCGTAGAGGACGAACTCGTCGTCACCGGCGAAACCCTCCTCGCCCATCATCTTCGATTCCCAAAAACTGGCCCACCCCTCGTTCATCACCTTCGTCATCTTCTGGGGGGCGAAGTAGTAGGCCTCGCGGCGGAGGATTTCGAGGACGTCGACCTGCCAGTCTTCCATCTCGACGGCCTTCTCGCCGTCCTCGTCGTACTGCATGCCGTGGGTCCGGAGGAAGGCCAGCAGGTCCTTCTCCGGTTCGGCGGGGAAGGTGATCGAGTCGTCGTCGGCCGACTGGGCGTCCAGCCACTCCTGGCTGAACACCTGCTTTTTGACCTCGTCGGAGACGTTCAGGTCCTCCAGCTGGTCGGCGACGTCCTCGAAGTCCTCGTCTATCTCGGGGACGTCCGGGTCGCCGACGGGGGCGTAGGGCCGGTGCTGGTCGATGTTGTCCTCGAGGCAGAGGACGTGGTCGATCCACTTCTCGACTTCTGCTCGATCGATCTCCGGGTCCTGCATGTACTCCCGGATGGTGTCGCCGTGGCGGGCCAACATTGCGGAGGCGTCGGGATTGTCCGCGAACATCCCGAACCACTCGTTGTTCGAGAAGAAGTCTGCGTGGGCCTCGACGTGGGTGATGACGGCCTTCTGGTCGGCCAGGTCGTTCGACTCCTGGAGGAACGCGTGGGCGGGGTTGTCGTTGTTGACGATCTCGAACGCCTTGCCCCCGAGGAACTGGCCCTGCTTTTGCTGGCGGTCGTAGGCCATTCCCCAGCGCCAGTGGGGGTAGCGCTGCTGGAACCCACCGTAGGCGATGAGTTCGTTCATCTCGTCGTAGTCGACGATCCAGTAGTTCACCGGGTACGGCTCCAGTCCGAGGTGTTTGGCCAGGTTGGCTGCCTCCTCGACCGGTTCCTCGAGTTGCTCGGCCGCGCGCTGGGCGCGGATGCGGTCCTTTCTGCTCATGCGTCTTCCTCCTCCGTGCTCAGAATCTCGTAGATGGCGTCGACGACGTCCTCCGGCGAGGAGACGTAGGCGACGGCGACGTCGCCCGCGTCGCGGAAGTGACGCCCGACCTCCTCCGCGTGGGTCGCGTTGATCGCGTTCCCGCTGGGCTGGGTCTCCACGTAGGCGTGGAGGTTCGCCGGAATCTGCTCCATCAGCGGGATGACGTGCTCCTCGGTGTCGTTCGAGGAGTTCTCGGAGTCACCGGCGGCGAACACGTAGCGGTTCCACTCGCTCCAGGGGTACTCCGCTTCGAGGCGCTCCATCGCCACCTCGTAGGCGCTGGAGATGCGCGTCCCACCACCGGAACGGATGCCGAAGAACTCCTCGCGGTCGACCTCCCAGGCGTCGGCGTCGTGGGCGATGTAGACGAACTCGGCGTTGTCGTACTTGCCCTGGAGGTACCAGTCCAGCGGGGTGAACGTCCGCTCGACGAGTTCGCGCTTCTTCTGGCGCATGCTCCCCGAGACGTCGCGGATGTTGACCACGACGACGTTGCGCTCTTTCTCCTCGACGATCTCGGGGTAGCGGTAGCGCTCGTCCTCGCGGCGGAAGGGGATCTGGTCGACCCCTTCCCGGCGGATGCGTGCCGCCGTGTCGGTTCGCTCGACGTTCGCCTCCATCTCCTCGATGGAGTCCCACGTGGCCTTCTCGGCGTCGTCTATCTCGTCGTAGGTCTCCTCCAGCCAGGCCTTCGAGACGGGGACGTGCTGGTCGCGGGCCCAGTCGAAGACGGTCGCCGGGCCCCAGCCGTCGACCTTGAGCGCCTCGCGGACGAACTCGCGGTCGAAGTCCATCGCCAGCTTGCGCTTGAGTCCCTCCTTGAACAGGTGCTCGAAGTCGAGCGTGCTGGAGGGACCGGTCCGGGTGATGTCCGTGAAGTCGCCCTCGGACTCCTCGACGACCTTCTTCCCCTTCGGGTCGAGGTCGAGGCCGAGTTGCTCGTCGAGTTCCTGGGCGAACTCCTCGGGGTTCATCTCGTAGTACTCGTGCTCGCCGCCTTCCTCGCCCGGTTCGCCGTCCTCGTCGCCGTCGCCGGGCTGCGGCTGGGGCTGGCCGACGGGGTCGCCCTCCTCGGCGCCCTCGCCCTGGCCGACACCACCCGTGTCGCGCTGGTCGTAGGCGAACTCGGGGAGGTCGACGATCTTGATGGGGATCCGTACCTCGTCCTGGCGGCTCTGGCCCAGGTCGCCGTACTGGATGAACTCCGCCAGGTCCTGGCGACGCTCCTCGCCGACCGCGCGGTACCGTTCGAGGTCCTCTCTCAGTCCCATTTGTAGCTCACCTGGCTCATGACGTAGCGACTCGTCAACT
This region includes:
- a CDS encoding secondary thiamine-phosphate synthase enzyme YjbQ, which encodes MTTFTVDTDQRLSVVDVTDQVRQALPPDAHGTATVFVRHTTAAVTVNEAEPRLLGDFEDGLAELVADEGWAHDQLDGNADSHLRAALIGPDAAVPVSDGDLDLGTWQSVLLVECDGPRSRTVDVRA
- a CDS encoding DoxX family protein; protein product: MAFTGTEGLVLLVARVLFGGVIAFTGLNHFMQTEQMTGYAQHKGLPAPKLAVLGSGLALILGGLAIVLGIFPTVGGVVVAGFLVVAGVLFHDFWAVPEDQQQDEMTHFLKNVALAGGALALAVLAVERWAFSVGLGAF
- a CDS encoding winged helix-turn-helix transcriptional regulator; amino-acid sequence: MSSTFEQSEETVEEKNAGACPVIEAVNQIGSQWRLIVLHDLAEGEKRFNELKRSTDASSRTLSRVLDDLEDAELVNRRVEDQPIATYYTLTEKGEALCPVFSDIEDWADDWL
- a CDS encoding ring-cleaving dioxygenase, whose product is MPTEIAGIHHVTAVGSDPGRNLAFYTETLGLRLVKRSINQDDVSVYHLFYADHDGTPGTSMTFFPYPGARSGRVGTGQVSTTAFTIPADSVEFWTERLAAEGVDVDEPSERFGDIVVPFRDPDGLPLELVATADAPPANLPDGPAPEEHAIRGFYGVTLSLQSAEPTVDLLETMGYEETQAGGDGEAEHDRWRFEASGDLGAVLDVVEQPQAPRGQPGAGTIHHVAFRVENDEQEEWREVLQDEGLRPTQIIDRKWFRSVYVREHGGILFEFATKSPGYTVDEDVNELGEKLVLPEWLEDRRGEIEAGLPDLS
- a CDS encoding DUF7521 family protein; the encoded protein is MIGFFDTVGLAAGVAATGSAVVGLYIGVHAYRGLRRNDDRSMRYLSIGMILLFGVTYVLALAGQGLITFRVVPVRYQNVFRLAVRLLQFAGLVTIAYSLRIAANGHRTAS
- a CDS encoding winged helix-turn-helix domain-containing protein → MTDEVVNGDHDLADVVALLDDEHVRSILVATSAEPLSAKELGDRCDLSVSSIYRRVDELRDLDLLEERTRPRSDGHHETVYASALARFELTIRDGDLEWTLERADGDVADELSRMWGNF
- a CDS encoding SpoVR family protein, with amino-acid sequence MSRKDRIRAQRAAEQLEEPVEEAANLAKHLGLEPYPVNYWIVDYDEMNELIAYGGFQQRYPHWRWGMAYDRQQKQGQFLGGKAFEIVNNDNPAHAFLQESNDLADQKAVITHVEAHADFFSNNEWFGMFADNPDASAMLARHGDTIREYMQDPEIDRAEVEKWIDHVLCLEDNIDQHRPYAPVGDPDVPEIDEDFEDVADQLEDLNVSDEVKKQVFSQEWLDAQSADDDSITFPAEPEKDLLAFLRTHGMQYDEDGEKAVEMEDWQVDVLEILRREAYYFAPQKMTKVMNEGWASFWESKMMGEEGFAGDDEFVLYADHMAKVLGSGGLNPYKLGLELWSYVENTVNRREVAERLLRVEGITWRNFQDVVDFREVQDNLAPEPWLQDIPGSLDEIPADDPRVDTEMLEAAKSGDFDVERYPWKVLTYEGLAERHYSLVKPQYRGFVSRIGQEDLERISRYMFDDSRYESVAEALADVDYARGWDRMREIRESHNDVTFLDEFLSQEFVDDNDYFTYEYTQSTGDYRVTSTDYRDVKKKLMLQFTNFGKPTITVEDGNYQNRNELLLTHQFNGVVLDMEQAKDTLERVFELWGRPVNLLTIDKVFDEHDVEVARRRDREPEPEEVGKRLRYDGEEVTVQEVDWAEVEHLAADDIDYDTKPEEWLA
- a CDS encoding YeaH/YhbH family protein gives rise to the protein MGLREDLERYRAVGEERRQDLAEFIQYGDLGQSRQDEVRIPIKIVDLPEFAYDQRDTGGVGQGEGAEEGDPVGQPQPQPGDGDEDGEPGEEGGEHEYYEMNPEEFAQELDEQLGLDLDPKGKKVVEESEGDFTDITRTGPSSTLDFEHLFKEGLKRKLAMDFDREFVREALKVDGWGPATVFDWARDQHVPVSKAWLEETYDEIDDAEKATWDSIEEMEANVERTDTAARIRREGVDQIPFRREDERYRYPEIVEEKERNVVVVNIRDVSGSMRQKKRELVERTFTPLDWYLQGKYDNAEFVYIAHDADAWEVDREEFFGIRSGGGTRISSAYEVAMERLEAEYPWSEWNRYVFAAGDSENSSNDTEEHVIPLMEQIPANLHAYVETQPSGNAINATHAEEVGRHFRDAGDVAVAYVSSPEDVVDAIYEILSTEEEDA